The following proteins are encoded in a genomic region of Sphingopyxis sp. YF1:
- a CDS encoding amidohydrolase: protein MTRQHPETSFRPLRRHTARPLLLGASLALLAGCSAAASSARPSDTPPAPQPTAAPAPVSFASTYQPRPAADTAIVGASILTGTGTRIDNGTVLMAAGKIVAVGPDIAAPDGARIIDGRGKWVTPGIIDAHSHLGVFAAPGVQGHADGNENIDPYTAHVWAEHSVWPQDPVFTKARAGGVTSLLILPGSANLFGGRGVSVKNVPAVTVQQMKFPGAPYTLKMACGENPKGRYGSRGRAPATRMGEVAGFRRAWIDAAEYGRKIDAYEKKRARGEAAEAPKRDLGLETLAGVLKGDILVQNHCYRADEMAVMLDVGHEFGYKTRAFHHAVEAYKIADLLVADDVCVATWATRWGFKMEAYDAIEENAAILSKAGVCVAIHSDEQRLIQRLNVESAVAIAAGRRAGIDIPQEEAIKWITINPAKIMGIADRTGSLEPGKMADVVLWSKNPFSVYAIAEKVFIDGALVLDTSDPATRYRSDFEIGQPVGEE from the coding sequence GTGACACGACAGCATCCTGAGACATCCTTCCGCCCGCTCCGCCGCCACACGGCGCGGCCCCTGCTTCTCGGCGCGTCGCTGGCGCTGCTCGCCGGCTGTTCGGCGGCCGCCTCATCGGCGCGGCCATCCGACACGCCGCCCGCTCCGCAGCCGACCGCAGCCCCCGCGCCCGTGTCTTTCGCGAGCACGTACCAGCCGCGCCCCGCGGCCGACACCGCGATCGTCGGCGCCTCGATCCTCACCGGGACGGGAACGCGGATCGACAACGGGACCGTGCTGATGGCGGCCGGCAAGATCGTCGCAGTCGGCCCCGACATCGCGGCCCCCGATGGCGCGCGCATCATCGACGGCCGCGGCAAATGGGTCACGCCCGGGATTATCGACGCGCATTCGCATCTCGGCGTCTTCGCGGCGCCCGGCGTTCAGGGGCATGCCGACGGCAACGAGAATATCGATCCCTACACCGCGCATGTCTGGGCCGAGCATTCGGTATGGCCGCAGGATCCCGTCTTCACCAAGGCGCGCGCCGGCGGCGTGACCAGCCTGCTTATCCTCCCCGGTTCGGCCAATCTTTTCGGCGGGCGCGGGGTGAGCGTGAAGAATGTCCCCGCGGTCACCGTCCAGCAGATGAAGTTTCCCGGCGCGCCCTACACCCTCAAGATGGCTTGCGGTGAAAATCCGAAGGGTCGCTACGGCAGCCGCGGCCGCGCGCCGGCGACGCGGATGGGCGAAGTCGCGGGCTTTCGCCGCGCATGGATCGACGCCGCCGAATATGGCCGCAAGATCGATGCCTATGAGAAAAAGCGCGCGCGGGGCGAGGCGGCCGAGGCACCCAAGCGCGACCTTGGGCTCGAAACGCTCGCGGGCGTGCTGAAGGGCGACATCCTCGTCCAGAACCATTGTTACCGCGCCGACGAGATGGCGGTGATGCTCGATGTCGGCCACGAGTTCGGTTACAAGACGCGCGCCTTCCACCATGCTGTCGAGGCGTACAAGATCGCCGACCTGCTCGTCGCCGACGATGTCTGCGTTGCGACCTGGGCGACGCGCTGGGGCTTCAAGATGGAGGCCTATGACGCGATCGAGGAAAACGCCGCGATCCTGAGCAAGGCGGGGGTCTGCGTCGCGATCCATTCGGACGAACAGCGTCTGATCCAGCGCCTCAACGTCGAGAGCGCGGTCGCGATCGCCGCCGGACGCCGCGCGGGCATCGACATCCCGCAGGAAGAGGCGATCAAGTGGATCACCATCAATCCCGCGAAGATCATGGGAATCGCCGACAGGACCGGCTCGCTCGAGCCCGGCAAGATGGCCGACGTCGTGCTGTGGAGCAAAAATCCGTTCAGCGTCTATGCGATCGCCGAAAAGGTTTTCATCGACGGCGCGCTCGTCCTCGACACGAGCGATCCCGCCACCCGCTACAGGAGCGACTTCGAAATCGGCCAGCCGGTCGGGGAGGAATGA
- a CDS encoding TonB-dependent receptor: MKTYSRLLIGASCIAGAVSVPAFAQDAATADAGDSAAQSDIIVTGTRGQARTVISSPTPIDVIGGEDIEKLGGGMQLRDALTQLVPSFQSTTVGSSSFNSLTRPAGLRGLSGVHVLVLVNGKRRHNSSIIDFNSGATSQGGNPVDLDLIPSSAIERIEVLRDGASAQYGSDAIAGVINVILKTNDSGGRATIEAGQRYGRDGSGSDGETISGSVSHGFALGDGGSFTLSVEGKKANAAVRNSDVTGRLYALLPGGAQDPRELTANRRTYLGGLPEVTDVKVAQTLVLPLGNVTFYSDGTFGYRDARVGQAGRRPSSNQNILEIYPDGFSPFYTLQETDFQLTGGLRGDAGGWNIDLSSTYGRNHAKNGAENTLNASLGPSSPTEFKTFSSAFDQWTNNLDLTRRVDLGGDMALQVSMGAEYRYESYVTKPLDVDSYRSGGYFYPSGEFAGKPAQVGAQGAIVVTPEDAADVNRNVWAGYVDLALDVSPRFLVTAAGRFEHFDDSSGSVFSGKVSARYELTDWLAFRGAFSNGFRAPSLAQQDFAQTSTSINLVDNAYIPVLTKIVKTNSAVAQALGAQPLKPEKSKNYSLGFTLTPTAGLSLSVDAYQIDLDNRITLTGLLSGPGIRNILLTNGFSGDQSVRFFTNAVDTRTRGIDVVGTYAFDVGSVGRLRTSVGFNYNDTDIREIAANPPELAGLSLTLFDRRTQGWFTEGPKTKLILGASFESGPFALSLKETRYDSFRSLDNAAKNDQSFGAKWITDLELSYGITEKLRVAAGAYNIFDVYPDRTTVTNTIGLAPYGAGPFGQYGGYYYGRIAVEF, translated from the coding sequence ATGAAAACATATAGCAGACTGCTGATCGGGGCATCATGCATCGCCGGCGCCGTGTCGGTGCCCGCATTCGCGCAGGACGCCGCCACCGCCGATGCAGGCGATTCGGCGGCGCAATCCGACATCATCGTCACCGGCACGCGCGGCCAGGCGCGTACCGTCATTTCGAGTCCGACCCCGATCGACGTGATCGGCGGCGAGGATATCGAGAAGCTGGGTGGCGGCATGCAGTTGCGCGACGCGCTCACCCAACTCGTGCCGTCCTTCCAGTCGACGACGGTCGGCAGCTCGTCGTTCAACAGCCTGACGCGCCCCGCGGGCCTGCGCGGCCTGTCGGGCGTCCATGTCCTCGTGCTCGTCAACGGCAAGCGCCGCCACAACAGCTCGATCATCGACTTCAACTCGGGCGCCACCTCGCAGGGCGGCAATCCGGTCGATCTCGACCTGATTCCGTCGAGTGCGATCGAACGCATCGAAGTGCTGCGCGACGGCGCCTCGGCGCAATATGGCTCCGACGCGATCGCCGGCGTCATCAACGTCATCCTCAAGACCAACGACAGCGGCGGCCGCGCAACGATCGAGGCTGGCCAGCGCTATGGCCGCGACGGCAGCGGCAGCGATGGCGAGACCATTTCGGGCAGCGTGTCCCACGGCTTCGCGCTCGGCGACGGCGGCTCGTTCACCCTCTCGGTCGAGGGCAAGAAGGCCAATGCCGCGGTCCGTAACAGCGATGTGACGGGCCGCCTCTATGCGCTCCTCCCGGGCGGCGCGCAGGATCCGCGCGAATTGACCGCCAATCGCCGCACCTATCTTGGCGGGCTACCCGAGGTCACAGACGTGAAGGTCGCACAGACGCTCGTCCTGCCGCTCGGCAACGTCACCTTCTATTCGGACGGCACCTTCGGCTATCGCGACGCGCGCGTCGGTCAGGCCGGTCGCCGTCCGAGCAGCAACCAGAATATTCTCGAAATCTATCCCGACGGCTTCTCGCCCTTCTACACGCTGCAGGAGACCGACTTCCAGCTGACCGGCGGCCTGCGCGGCGACGCGGGCGGCTGGAACATCGACCTCAGCAGCACCTATGGCCGCAACCATGCCAAGAACGGGGCCGAAAATACGCTCAACGCCTCGCTCGGCCCCTCGAGCCCGACCGAGTTCAAGACCTTCAGCTCGGCCTTCGATCAGTGGACGAACAATCTCGACCTCACGCGCCGCGTCGACCTCGGGGGCGATATGGCGCTCCAGGTCTCGATGGGTGCCGAATATCGGTATGAATCCTATGTGACCAAGCCGCTCGATGTCGACAGTTACCGGAGCGGCGGCTATTTCTATCCGAGCGGTGAATTCGCCGGGAAGCCCGCGCAGGTCGGCGCGCAAGGCGCAATCGTCGTCACCCCGGAAGACGCCGCGGACGTGAACCGCAACGTCTGGGCGGGCTATGTCGACCTCGCGCTCGATGTCAGCCCGCGCTTCCTCGTCACCGCCGCAGGCCGCTTCGAGCATTTCGACGACAGCTCGGGCAGCGTCTTCAGCGGCAAGGTCAGCGCGCGCTATGAACTGACCGACTGGCTCGCCTTCCGCGGTGCGTTCAGCAACGGCTTCCGCGCGCCGTCGCTGGCGCAGCAGGATTTTGCGCAGACCTCGACCTCGATCAACCTCGTCGACAACGCCTATATCCCCGTGCTCACCAAGATCGTGAAAACGAACTCGGCGGTCGCGCAGGCACTGGGTGCGCAGCCGCTCAAGCCCGAGAAGTCGAAGAACTACAGCCTCGGTTTCACGCTGACACCGACGGCGGGCCTATCGCTTTCGGTCGATGCCTACCAGATCGACCTCGACAACCGGATCACCCTCACCGGCCTTCTCTCGGGGCCCGGCATCCGCAATATCCTGCTCACGAACGGCTTCTCGGGCGACCAGTCGGTCCGCTTCTTCACCAACGCCGTCGACACCCGCACCCGCGGCATCGACGTCGTCGGAACCTATGCGTTCGATGTCGGCAGCGTCGGGCGCCTGCGCACGAGCGTCGGTTTCAACTACAACGACACCGACATTCGCGAGATCGCCGCCAACCCGCCCGAACTCGCCGGACTCAGCCTGACGCTGTTCGACCGCCGCACGCAGGGCTGGTTCACCGAGGGGCCGAAAACCAAGCTGATCCTCGGCGCCAGCTTCGAATCTGGACCATTCGCCCTCAGCCTCAAGGAAACCCGGTACGACAGTTTCCGTTCGCTCGACAATGCGGCCAAGAACGACCAGAGTTTCGGCGCAAAGTGGATCACCGATCTTGAGCTATCCTACGGGATTACAGAGAAATTGCGGGTCGCGGCGGGCGCCTATAACATCTTCGACGTCTATCCCGACCGCACGACCGTGACCAACACCATCGGGCTCGCGCCCTATGGCGCCGGGCCGTTCGGCCAGTATGGCGGCTATTATTATGGCC
- the metC gene encoding cystathionine beta-lyase, translated as MTPCSTVHEQTRLIHGDTPCDALQRTPGPPIQRGSTVLLPTCEALYDGGKVTYGRVGLSTQRILRDALRDLEHADEAFIYPSGLTAITGTLLALLSAGDEVLACDTVYNPTRRFLVGTLARYGVTARYFDPADSAETIRSMITPATRVIFLESPGSLSFEMQDIPAIAAMAREAGVMTVIDNTWAAGVLFKPLDHGVDVSIQSLTKYVCGHSDVFMGLAAAKGVAAEMLASSNYEVGWAVSPDDAYMAIRGLRTLRTRLAQHGAAALEVAEWLAVQPEVHSVMCPALPSDPGHAIWKRDFTGICGLIGAVLEPASDAAVAAMVERLELFGLGFSWGGYESLAIPVDPQLKARTHKQSYPGPLLRLHVGLERVDDLIADLRQGLDTLSQDTAASQPRLRAAG; from the coding sequence ATGACGCCTTGCAGCACGGTTCACGAGCAGACGCGGCTCATCCACGGCGACACGCCGTGCGACGCGCTCCAGCGGACGCCGGGTCCGCCCATACAGCGCGGCTCGACGGTGCTGCTTCCGACCTGCGAGGCGCTCTACGACGGCGGCAAGGTGACCTACGGCCGCGTCGGCCTCTCGACCCAGCGCATCCTGCGCGACGCGCTGCGCGATCTTGAACATGCCGACGAGGCCTTCATCTACCCGTCGGGCCTCACCGCGATCACCGGCACGTTGCTTGCCCTCCTTTCGGCAGGCGACGAGGTTCTCGCGTGCGATACTGTCTACAACCCGACGCGCCGCTTTCTTGTCGGCACCCTCGCCCGCTACGGCGTGACCGCGCGCTATTTCGATCCCGCCGACAGCGCCGAAACGATCCGTTCGATGATCACCCCGGCAACACGCGTGATCTTCCTCGAATCGCCGGGCTCACTCTCGTTCGAGATGCAGGATATTCCTGCGATCGCCGCGATGGCGAGGGAAGCCGGCGTCATGACCGTCATCGACAATACCTGGGCGGCGGGCGTCCTCTTCAAGCCGCTCGACCATGGTGTCGACGTCAGCATCCAGTCGCTCACGAAATATGTCTGCGGCCATTCGGATGTCTTCATGGGGCTCGCCGCCGCAAAGGGTGTCGCAGCCGAGATGCTGGCGAGTTCGAACTATGAGGTCGGCTGGGCGGTTTCACCCGACGACGCCTATATGGCGATCCGCGGCCTCAGGACGCTCCGCACACGGCTCGCACAGCATGGCGCGGCCGCGCTCGAGGTCGCCGAATGGCTCGCGGTTCAGCCGGAGGTGCACTCGGTCATGTGTCCGGCGCTGCCGTCCGATCCCGGCCATGCGATCTGGAAGCGCGACTTCACGGGCATCTGCGGTCTGATCGGGGCGGTGCTCGAACCTGCCTCCGATGCCGCCGTCGCGGCCATGGTCGAACGGCTTGAACTCTTCGGTCTCGGTTTCAGCTGGGGTGGCTATGAAAGTCTCGCGATCCCGGTCGATCCGCAGCTCAAGGCGCGCACCCACAAGCAAAGCTATCCCGGCCCCTTGCTAAGATTGCACGTCGGGCTCGAAAGGGTGGATGACCTCATCGCCGATTTGCGGCAAGGGCTCGACACCCTTTCGCAGGACACAGCGGCATCGCAGCCCAGATTGCGCGCCGCGGGATAA
- a CDS encoding RNA polymerase sigma factor, giving the protein MTFSAYGADYGNENVVADDAWPTLEMSAPPRDKQSIAPIATSGEPAPDLVKTFWPHLPLLRKYLRRRVPVADLDDILQDVLLSIVRRADAAAVTHPKCYLFQAAQAALVDRHRRQTTRRADSHCQLDEPDHPVDELSPLRILLAKDEVRAVEATLGRLPERTQEILVAMRVEGSSLKSLANHYNVSTSAIEKHVTKAAKALSAVRRSNLVAARRNAASPQRQKLLSGSI; this is encoded by the coding sequence ATGACATTCAGCGCCTATGGGGCAGATTATGGGAATGAAAACGTCGTGGCCGACGATGCCTGGCCGACGCTCGAAATGTCCGCGCCGCCGAGGGACAAGCAATCGATTGCGCCCATCGCGACGTCGGGCGAGCCCGCCCCCGATCTCGTGAAAACCTTCTGGCCCCACCTCCCTCTCCTCAGAAAATATCTCCGTCGCCGCGTACCGGTCGCGGACCTCGACGACATCCTGCAGGATGTCCTCCTCAGCATCGTCCGCCGCGCCGATGCCGCTGCGGTTACCCATCCCAAATGCTATCTCTTCCAGGCGGCGCAGGCGGCACTCGTCGACCGCCATCGTCGGCAGACGACACGCCGCGCCGACAGCCATTGCCAGCTCGACGAGCCCGACCATCCGGTCGACGAGCTTTCACCGCTGCGCATCCTGCTCGCAAAGGACGAGGTGCGCGCGGTCGAAGCGACGCTCGGACGGCTTCCCGAGCGCACACAGGAAATCCTTGTCGCGATGCGCGTCGAGGGATCGAGCCTCAAAAGCCTCGCAAACCACTACAACGTCTCGACGAGCGCGATCGAAAAGCATGTGACGAAGGCAGCCAAGGCGCTGTCGGCCGTCCGCCGCAGCAATCTCGTCGCCGCGAGGCGCAACGCCGCATCTCCGCAGCGGCAGAAACTCCTCTCCGGTTCCATATAA
- a CDS encoding cation:dicarboxylase symporter family transporter, translated as MARTWFILSALIAGLALGVGSSLLRLGGLDQAVAISDSIGGVWLDGLRMTIIPLVVSLLITGIAKTVDSARGDRVAMRSVITFIALLWISTAMAAVLVPALLALFPMPADAARALAASLSTGHHDPAPAVGIGAFLRSIVPTNPIAAAANDALLPLILFTAVFAVALARLPAAQREPVTAFFDTIASAVLLIVGWVLALAPIGVLALAFGVGARAGTSAIGALAHYVVIVSSAGLAAWALAYPVAVFGGRVRLLAFAKAVAPAQAVALSTQSSLASLPPMLKASADLGVAPSVARVSLPVAVAIFRVTSPAMNLAVAIYVAHWLGLPLAPSAIAAGAAVAAITTIGSVSLPGQVSFLTSIAPICVAMGIPIEPLALLIAVEMIPDLVRTVGNVTMDVAATTAIARMGPARREADALGGEEMTDERTMAAQPALAADAAGVRDNGGG; from the coding sequence ATGGCGAGAACCTGGTTCATATTGTCGGCGCTGATCGCCGGGCTGGCGCTGGGCGTGGGATCGAGTTTGCTGAGGCTCGGAGGTCTGGACCAGGCCGTCGCCATATCCGACAGCATCGGCGGCGTCTGGCTCGATGGCCTCAGGATGACGATCATTCCGCTTGTCGTCTCGCTTCTGATCACCGGGATCGCGAAGACCGTCGACAGTGCGCGCGGCGATCGGGTCGCGATGCGTTCGGTGATCACCTTCATCGCGCTGCTCTGGATTTCTACGGCGATGGCCGCGGTCCTCGTTCCCGCGCTGCTGGCCCTCTTTCCCATGCCTGCCGATGCCGCGCGCGCGCTTGCGGCGAGCCTCTCTACCGGACATCATGACCCCGCACCGGCGGTGGGGATCGGCGCCTTCCTGCGCTCGATCGTACCCACCAACCCGATTGCCGCCGCAGCGAACGATGCGTTGCTGCCACTCATTCTCTTCACGGCGGTTTTCGCGGTCGCGCTCGCGCGGCTTCCCGCCGCGCAGCGCGAGCCGGTGACTGCCTTCTTCGACACGATCGCGAGCGCTGTCCTGCTCATCGTCGGCTGGGTGCTCGCGCTCGCGCCGATCGGCGTGCTTGCACTGGCCTTCGGTGTCGGCGCGCGGGCAGGGACGTCGGCGATCGGTGCGCTCGCTCATTATGTCGTGATCGTTTCGAGCGCCGGCCTTGCCGCATGGGCGCTCGCCTATCCGGTTGCGGTCTTCGGTGGCCGCGTGCGGCTTCTGGCCTTTGCGAAGGCGGTGGCGCCCGCGCAGGCGGTCGCGCTGAGCACCCAGTCGTCGCTCGCGTCGCTGCCGCCGATGCTGAAGGCTTCGGCCGATCTCGGGGTCGCCCCCTCGGTCGCGCGCGTGTCCCTGCCGGTCGCGGTCGCGATCTTTCGGGTAACGAGCCCGGCTATGAACCTCGCGGTCGCCATCTATGTCGCGCACTGGCTCGGCCTGCCGCTCGCCCCCTCGGCGATCGCGGCCGGTGCGGCGGTTGCGGCGATCACGACGATCGGGTCGGTGAGCCTTCCCGGGCAGGTGAGCTTCCTGACATCGATCGCGCCGATCTGCGTCGCGATGGGTATTCCGATCGAGCCTCTCGCGCTGCTCATCGCGGTCGAGATGATTCCCGATCTCGTGCGGACCGTCGGCAATGTGACGATGGACGTCGCTGCGACGACCGCGATCGCACGGATGGGGCCGGCGCGTCGTGAAGCCGATGCGCTCGGTGGCGAGGAAATGACAGACGAAAGAACGATGGCGGCTCAGCCGGCTCTTGCAGCGGACGCAGCCGGTGTCCGGGACAATGGAGGAGGATAG
- a CDS encoding amidohydrolase family protein, protein MTHRFPASAALALILAATTAASPAAAQSFAITNAHLVTPGPVGEVENGTVVVRDGRIVAAGSSVAVPAGLRTIDAKGATVTPGLIAVNTALGLVEVNSVGGSVDNRTKNSGISASFDVQYGLNPASTLIPIARLGGVTHAVVMPDYDDSDQERELPFAGKAAMISLGEGANILQRPGVGMMLELGEDGAARIGGSRATEFVQLRQIFDLVRQPPRDEYPFELSQADIAALKPVLAGTMPLIVVVHRAADIRQVLTLAREYRLRIILSGAEEAWRVADEIAAAKVPVLINPTSNIPSNFDMLGASLRNAAILKAAGVEIAIGGNDAGHRVREMRYNAGLAVSRGLPYAAGIEALTLAPARIFGVADQMGSIAPGKAADIVIWDGDPLEPLTQPTAIFIAGQEQPLTSRATELGKRYAR, encoded by the coding sequence ATGACACACCGCTTTCCGGCGAGCGCCGCCCTCGCCCTGATCCTCGCCGCGACCACCGCCGCCTCGCCCGCCGCTGCGCAATCCTTTGCGATCACCAACGCCCATCTCGTCACCCCCGGCCCGGTCGGCGAGGTCGAGAATGGGACCGTCGTCGTGCGCGACGGCCGCATCGTCGCGGCCGGCAGCAGCGTCGCGGTCCCTGCAGGGCTCCGCACGATCGACGCCAAGGGCGCCACCGTCACGCCGGGCCTCATCGCGGTGAACACCGCGCTCGGGCTCGTCGAGGTCAATTCGGTCGGCGGTTCGGTCGACAACAGAACGAAGAATTCGGGGATCAGTGCGTCCTTCGACGTCCAGTACGGCCTCAACCCCGCCTCGACGCTCATCCCGATCGCGCGCCTCGGCGGCGTCACCCATGCCGTCGTGATGCCCGACTATGATGACAGCGACCAGGAACGCGAACTGCCGTTCGCAGGCAAGGCTGCGATGATCTCGCTCGGCGAGGGCGCGAACATCCTCCAGCGTCCCGGCGTCGGCATGATGCTCGAACTCGGCGAGGACGGCGCCGCGCGCATCGGCGGCTCGCGCGCCACCGAATTCGTCCAGCTGCGCCAGATCTTCGATCTCGTGCGCCAGCCACCGCGCGACGAATATCCCTTCGAGCTCTCGCAGGCCGACATCGCAGCGCTGAAACCCGTGCTCGCGGGTACGATGCCGCTCATCGTCGTCGTCCACCGCGCCGCCGACATCCGGCAGGTGCTGACCCTGGCGCGCGAGTACCGGCTGAGAATCATCCTCAGCGGCGCCGAGGAAGCCTGGCGCGTCGCGGACGAGATCGCCGCGGCGAAGGTTCCCGTCCTCATCAACCCTACCTCGAACATCCCGTCGAACTTCGACATGCTCGGAGCGTCGCTGCGGAATGCCGCGATCCTGAAGGCAGCGGGCGTCGAGATCGCGATCGGCGGCAATGACGCCGGGCACCGCGTACGCGAGATGCGCTACAATGCGGGGCTCGCGGTATCGCGCGGCCTTCCCTACGCCGCGGGCATCGAGGCGCTCACGCTCGCCCCTGCGCGCATCTTCGGCGTTGCCGACCAGATGGGTTCGATTGCACCGGGCAAGGCGGCCGACATCGTGATCTGGGACGGCGATCCGCTCGAGCCGCTCACCCAGCCGACCGCCATCTTCATCGCGGGCCAGGAACAACCGCTGACCTCGCGCGCCACCGAGCTCGGCAAGCGATACGCACGCTGA
- a CDS encoding Lrp/AsnC family transcriptional regulator, translating into MTRVSLDDADVRILGFLQEDATLSVAAVAAKANMSQNACWRRIKRLEESGVISRRVTILDASALGLDLTVFVSLRASEHSEAWLEMLNSAIRDIPEVVEFYRMTGDVDYLLKLRVENMAAYDAVYRRIIRSIRLTDVSSAFSMEEIKFTTALPLTARPS; encoded by the coding sequence ATGACCCGCGTTTCACTCGACGACGCTGATGTCCGGATATTGGGGTTTCTTCAGGAGGATGCCACGCTGTCGGTCGCGGCCGTCGCGGCCAAGGCCAATATGTCGCAGAATGCGTGCTGGCGGCGGATCAAGCGGCTCGAGGAGAGCGGCGTGATCTCGCGCCGGGTTACGATCCTCGACGCGAGCGCGCTGGGGCTCGATCTGACGGTTTTCGTGAGCCTGCGCGCGTCCGAGCATAGCGAGGCCTGGCTCGAAATGCTGAACTCGGCGATCCGTGACATTCCCGAGGTCGTCGAATTCTATCGCATGACCGGCGACGTCGACTATCTGCTCAAGCTGAGGGTCGAGAATATGGCCGCCTATGACGCGGTCTATCGGCGCATCATCCGTTCGATCCGCCTGACCGACGTAAGTTCGGCCTTTTCGATGGAAGAAATCAAGTTCACCACGGCGCTGCCGCTCACGGCGCGGCCGTCCTGA